In a genomic window of Candidatus Desulfatibia profunda:
- a CDS encoding YkgJ family cysteine cluster protein: MLFNPLKPEDIFKCKQCGDCCKGYGGTFVTKQEIETITAYLNTDPISFDKDYCRMSGGKPVLAQGRDGYCIFWDKLCTIHAVKPRMCKAWPFIESVLVDIGNWHIMAASCPGIRTDVPENAIKECVGQVISNLQP, encoded by the coding sequence ATGCTGTTTAATCCATTGAAACCAGAAGATATTTTTAAATGCAAACAATGCGGCGATTGCTGCAAGGGCTATGGGGGGACGTTTGTAACCAAGCAGGAAATTGAAACCATCACCGCATACTTAAATACGGATCCCATAAGTTTTGATAAGGATTACTGCCGGATGTCCGGTGGAAAGCCGGTTCTGGCTCAGGGCCGTGACGGTTACTGTATTTTCTGGGACAAACTTTGTACGATTCATGCGGTTAAGCCCCGCATGTGCAAGGCCTGGCCCTTTATCGAGAGCGTTTTGGTTGACATCGGCAACTGGCATATCATGGCGGCATCATGCCCCGGTATTCGTACGGATGTGCCTGAAAACGCAATAAAAGAGTGTGTAGGCCAAGTAATTTCAAACCTCCAACCATAG
- the recR gene encoding recombination protein RecR: MSHYPLPVLKLIQSFAKLPGVGEKTAERLAMHIMRAPRKEVEQFSRSILEVKENIRICSMCFALSAAQVCGICSDPTRISTVLCVVEQLADMVAVEKSGSFKGLYHVLQGVLSPMDGVGPENIRIKELISRIAGDKIHEVILATSTSVEGEATASYLAERLAKYKVKITRIASGVPMGGDLKYVDPVTLKRAMDTRHAV, translated from the coding sequence ATGAGCCACTATCCTTTACCGGTTTTGAAATTAATCCAAAGCTTTGCGAAACTTCCGGGAGTCGGCGAAAAGACGGCCGAGCGTCTGGCAATGCATATTATGCGTGCACCGCGCAAAGAAGTCGAACAATTTTCCCGCAGCATTCTGGAGGTCAAAGAGAACATCAGAATATGCTCCATGTGTTTTGCATTGAGTGCGGCCCAGGTCTGCGGTATTTGCAGTGACCCGACCCGAATTTCCACGGTTTTATGCGTGGTGGAACAGCTTGCCGATATGGTGGCTGTGGAAAAATCTGGTTCTTTCAAAGGCTTGTATCATGTCCTGCAGGGCGTGCTTTCTCCCATGGACGGAGTTGGACCTGAGAATATCAGAATCAAAGAACTGATCTCAAGGATAGCCGGCGACAAGATTCACGAGGTTATCCTTGCCACCAGCACCAGTGTTGAAGGGGAGGCGACAGCATCTTATCTGGCCGAGCGCCTTGCAAAATATAAGGTCAAAATAACGCGCATAGCATCAGGCGTACCGATGGGAGGAGACTTGAAATATGTGGATCCGGTTACCTTGAAAAGAGCCATGGATACCAGGCATGCTGTTTAA
- a CDS encoding YbaB/EbfC family nucleoid-associated protein, with product MKGMGNVMKQAQKLQTKMLRLQEEMAERTIEATSGGGMVKIVVNGRQQVVSIQIEKEVVDPEDVEMLQDLILAAVNDALLKSQEMISQEMGKLTGGLNIPGLM from the coding sequence ATGAAAGGTATGGGAAACGTAATGAAGCAGGCCCAGAAGCTGCAAACCAAGATGCTGCGGCTGCAGGAAGAGATGGCGGAAAGGACGATTGAAGCGACTTCCGGCGGCGGTATGGTTAAGATCGTAGTCAACGGCAGGCAACAGGTGGTATCCATTCAGATTGAAAAGGAAGTTGTCGATCCGGAGGATGTCGAAATGTTGCAGGACCTGATTCTTGCAGCCGTAAATGATGCGCTGCTAAAATCTCAGGAAATGATTTCTCAAGAGATGGGCAAACTGACCGGCGGGCTGAATATCCCCGGACTGATGTAG